A portion of the Deltaproteobacteria bacterium genome contains these proteins:
- a CDS encoding putative metal-binding motif-containing protein: MQCNWLLSFTILTILLANCTSRTPKTEIINIPIETEQNTCIPTNEICDGIDNNCDGVIDEGCTSQPATNLNGLCSNNQLLCNQDNQCIEAYDNYLPTNELCDNLDNDCDGVIDNGCDSDLDEHCDAQKIIIGSPNICPQSPAGLGDDCNDNDPDVWGRCAICRDLDADGAFANCDQYILHTQDCDDTDYRRSPLNTEICYDSIDNNCDETIDELCPPYTVSLTTSGSTISLHPNETRHFSALIQHSVPVTNAALSVAATSGCNSSDINTALSNNGDNYDITIIVANDTVDSCTYSVTLGADGNGVDASLSLIINNDAPEIIQVSNARLVGQDWYVLAIADSQITLAVTAADIDGNSWDFSWTDNDNLLICTGSGTCNTTDTTLERSVTAVIPAANPTPHLITVSVSDGAKIDTANIYIISENCVWATNGGSGNGSGSDASNTMGPLINALNKAWNDGTNICILGSDDFRGPFVLNPQQHSNPPHHPSIFGFVNATTPATTPLATLQSSNIVTNTEPTLTFSSGYNGTISGLNIVSQNASAGAVYNSGSTVLLSNCTLQSIAADAATVRGLYVTGTTAIPAQLQMRGGTITVTGGALLNAARVEATETNGANLVLDGLESISAQNCTNECLAVAIVDNASATIQHIKKISASGSSTSNTTTQAIGINMTTVNGGRPSASILANDEISASGSADVSAAIRIDHSDNTIIADNDAIITNQEAGRLLCAGIIDASYDNVSRLAVTAGNSYNLQIINNHLIADMAFNMPSSGGPLVAVGLLLYGTNTASIVNNGKSASSYGFGAITGGPTTALNSNITSDPLHATGLWLINNSGAVVNNNEIRAGYYITSGSDTSADIVAIAFRDTTELSTSSGNQVGTLFDANGVSCVLPTLTASTTKIQTNCAAAMIDTPTTISAPLLTNNVFLSNRGQHLIALWQNGGTGVAAYHNLFAVSPETALAAPGQLQTAIYLNQINNDGISLVNNIFNIGNSIDESRRLAVLEITSTQESNMARFSHNLMYIAKDDLATSDVPVYVAIGPETSMVTYSAATINQIAGTPNITSNLIVDPFLVEPSANWDYSQTRLSAVSPARNNGASLDNSTSNISQDIEQQTRPSSDGIFDIGPDEVN, translated from the coding sequence ATGCAGTGCAATTGGTTGTTGAGTTTTACAATTTTAACGATTTTATTAGCAAATTGTACGAGCCGTACTCCTAAAACTGAAATCATTAACATCCCAATCGAGACAGAGCAAAACACTTGTATACCCACAAATGAAATTTGCGATGGTATCGATAATAATTGTGATGGAGTCATTGATGAAGGTTGTACCAGCCAACCAGCTACTAATTTGAACGGTTTATGCAGTAATAATCAATTGTTATGTAACCAAGACAATCAATGCATTGAGGCTTATGACAATTATTTACCCACAAATGAACTTTGCGATAATTTAGATAACGATTGCGATGGAGTTATAGATAACGGTTGCGACAGTGATTTGGATGAGCATTGCGATGCCCAAAAAATAATTATTGGCAGTCCGAATATTTGTCCACAGAGCCCAGCCGGTCTAGGCGATGATTGCAATGATAATGATCCTGACGTTTGGGGGCGCTGTGCTATCTGCCGTGATCTTGACGCTGATGGTGCTTTCGCTAATTGCGACCAATATATATTACATACTCAAGACTGTGACGATACTGATTATCGCCGTTCACCGTTAAATACTGAGATTTGCTATGATAGTATCGATAATAATTGTGATGAAACGATTGACGAGTTATGCCCTCCTTATACTGTAAGTTTAACTACTTCGGGATCAACGATTAGCTTGCATCCAAATGAAACGCGCCACTTTAGTGCGCTTATTCAACATAGTGTTCCGGTAACTAATGCTGCTCTTAGTGTTGCAGCAACCAGTGGATGTAATAGTAGCGACATTAATACGGCTCTTAGTAACAACGGTGATAATTATGACATTACTATTATCGTTGCTAATGATACGGTCGATAGTTGTACATATAGCGTTACACTCGGCGCTGATGGCAATGGCGTTGATGCTAGTTTGTCATTGATTATCAATAACGATGCCCCAGAAATAATTCAGGTCAGCAATGCTCGTCTTGTTGGTCAAGATTGGTATGTGCTGGCAATAGCTGATAGCCAAATTACACTCGCTGTCACTGCGGCTGATATAGATGGCAATAGTTGGGATTTTAGCTGGACCGATAACGATAACTTATTAATTTGCACTGGTAGTGGAACCTGCAATACCACTGACACTACCTTGGAGCGCAGTGTAACTGCAGTTATACCAGCGGCAAACCCTACTCCTCATCTCATTACGGTTAGCGTTAGTGACGGTGCAAAAATTGACACTGCTAATATTTATATCATCAGTGAAAATTGCGTTTGGGCTACTAATGGCGGCAGTGGTAATGGTAGTGGTAGCGATGCTTCCAATACTATGGGGCCACTTATTAACGCTTTAAATAAAGCCTGGAATGATGGCACGAATATCTGCATATTAGGTAGCGATGATTTTCGCGGGCCGTTTGTATTAAATCCACAGCAACATTCTAACCCACCCCATCATCCGAGCATTTTTGGTTTCGTTAATGCCACCACACCGGCTACTACACCTTTGGCAACATTACAAAGTAGCAACATAGTAACAAATACTGAACCGACATTGACTTTTTCTTCTGGGTATAATGGCACTATTTCTGGTCTTAATATAGTATCGCAAAATGCCTCTGCAGGAGCAGTATATAATAGCGGCAGCACTGTTTTACTGTCTAATTGTACTTTGCAAAGCATAGCAGCAGACGCAGCAACAGTCCGTGGCCTTTATGTGACCGGTACTACGGCCATCCCCGCACAACTGCAAATGCGCGGCGGCACAATTACTGTCACCGGTGGAGCATTATTAAACGCTGCTCGCGTAGAGGCGACTGAGACTAATGGAGCGAATTTAGTTTTAGATGGTCTTGAATCAATTTCAGCACAAAATTGTACTAATGAATGTTTAGCGGTAGCAATTGTAGATAATGCAAGTGCTACCATTCAACATATTAAAAAGATTTCGGCCTCAGGTAGCAGCACAAGTAATACTACTACTCAAGCAATTGGTATTAATATGACTACCGTTAATGGCGGGAGACCTAGCGCCAGCATACTTGCTAATGATGAAATATCCGCTAGCGGGAGTGCAGACGTCTCGGCAGCTATTCGTATTGACCACTCAGACAATACTATAATTGCAGACAATGATGCTATTATCACCAACCAAGAAGCCGGCCGGCTTTTATGTGCCGGCATCATTGACGCAAGTTATGATAATGTTAGTCGTCTAGCTGTTACTGCTGGCAACTCCTATAACTTGCAAATTATCAATAATCATTTAATTGCCGACATGGCGTTTAACATGCCAAGCAGTGGCGGACCGTTAGTCGCTGTTGGATTACTGCTATATGGCACAAACACAGCTTCTATTGTAAATAATGGTAAATCCGCCAGCAGTTACGGCTTTGGAGCTATTACTGGTGGACCAACAACCGCATTAAATTCTAACATTACTTCTGATCCACTTCATGCCACCGGCTTATGGTTAATAAACAACAGCGGTGCAGTGGTTAACAATAACGAAATACGAGCTGGGTACTACATAACCTCAGGCAGTGATACTAGCGCCGATATTGTCGCTATTGCTTTTCGCGATACCACTGAGTTAAGTACTAGCTCTGGCAATCAAGTCGGCACTCTTTTTGATGCTAACGGAGTTTCGTGTGTTTTGCCTACACTGACAGCTTCAACAACCAAAATACAAACTAATTGCGCTGCAGCGATGATTGATACGCCAACTACTATCAGCGCCCCACTACTTACTAATAATGTATTCTTATCAAATCGGGGGCAGCATTTGATAGCTTTGTGGCAAAATGGCGGAACTGGTGTTGCTGCCTATCATAATCTATTTGCGGTTAGCCCAGAAACTGCATTAGCAGCGCCAGGGCAACTCCAGACTGCGATTTACCTCAACCAAATCAACAATGACGGCATAAGCTTGGTTAATAATATATTTAATATAGGCAATAGCATCGATGAGTCGCGGCGATTAGCGGTGCTTGAAATAACTAGCACACAAGAGAGCAATATGGCGAGATTTAGTCATAACTTGATGTACATTGCTAAAGACGACTTAGCGACTAGTGATGTACCCGTCTATGTGGCTATTGGCCCAGAGACGAGTATGGTCACCTACTCTGCCGCAACTATTAATCAAATTGCTGGCACACCAAATATCACAAGCAATCTTATTGTAGACCCATTTTTAGTCGAGCCTAGTGCAAATTGGGATTATTCTCAAACGCGTTTATCGGCAGTGTCGCCAGCACGAAATAATGGTGCGTCATTAGATAATAGTACCTCTAATATTAGCCAAGATATTGAACAGCAGACTCGGCCGTCAAGTGATGGTATTTTTGATATTGGACCGGATGAAGTTAATTAA
- the yajC gene encoding preprotein translocase subunit YajC, which yields MTLVNLINFVTLAQAAGNSATKGGPFDGLVTIGGPILMFVVIYLLLIRPAGKQRREHQAMLNKLEAGIEVITTGGLIGKIVRIEDRIVTLEVADKVKIRLLRDRIAGRFASPTAAAAQKS from the coding sequence ATGACGCTCGTAAATTTAATAAATTTCGTAACGTTAGCGCAAGCTGCCGGTAATAGTGCTACAAAAGGTGGTCCATTTGATGGTCTTGTAACCATTGGTGGCCCCATTTTAATGTTTGTGGTTATTTACCTGCTTTTAATACGTCCTGCTGGCAAACAACGCCGTGAGCATCAAGCAATGTTAAATAAGCTTGAAGCAGGCATTGAAGTCATTACCACTGGTGGTCTTATTGGCAAAATTGTGCGCATCGAAGATCGTATTGTTACTTTAGAAGTTGCCGATAAGGTTAAAATTAGGCTGCTAAGAGACCGTATTGCCGGTCGTTTTGCCTCACCAACTGCGGCTGCAGCTCAAAAGAGTTAA
- the secD gene encoding protein translocase subunit SecD, translating to MHCKKFNLGLDLYGGVHLVMGVEVEKAVQQRADRLADALRQELKEQKINFSNIIRPRDNSDIIVTLTANDSDESFKKIIRKEFKVLHIVQHEDRTYTLAVTGEYAEHIRESAVEQAIKTIRNRADKLGVTEPTIAKRGTDNILIQLPGVRDPDRAIAVIGRTAQLEFKIVDAEATAVFDEITNEQLPQGVTKEEHTFTGHGGKSTREVYFETPYEQKEALEKLLTAKIPSDREILFGDIDRKGSAAQATQVKTPQRLRTYLVTTRPGITGDYLTDANVEQDPKMPGDYYVSMTFDQKGAQIFAKLTEENEQRMMAIVLDEKVNSAPVIQEKIGGGSARITLGGNYGSTNSRFEEAKDLATVLKAGALPAPVDVREKRQVGKTMGEDTARKGQIALVVGVFAVLIFMVFYYRVSGLIANFGLILNFVLLLAIMVVFEATLTLPGMAGIALTLGMAVDANVLICERIREELRLGKTPRAAIDTGYSKAFSAIFDSNVTTLIAAVVLMQYGTGPVRGFAVTLIIGLLCSLYTSVIVSRLIYDFITSSWRIQRLSI from the coding sequence ATGCATTGTAAAAAGTTCAATCTCGGCCTAGATCTTTATGGTGGCGTTCATCTGGTCATGGGTGTTGAGGTTGAAAAAGCAGTGCAACAAAGAGCTGATCGTCTCGCAGATGCCCTGCGTCAAGAGTTGAAAGAGCAAAAAATTAATTTTTCAAATATTATTAGACCAAGAGACAATAGCGATATCATTGTTACTTTAACCGCTAATGATTCTGATGAAAGTTTTAAAAAAATAATTCGTAAAGAATTTAAAGTATTACACATAGTTCAACATGAAGATCGTACCTATACCCTTGCGGTAACCGGGGAATATGCAGAGCACATTCGCGAATCTGCCGTTGAGCAGGCAATTAAGACCATTCGTAACCGTGCTGATAAACTAGGTGTTACCGAACCTACGATTGCAAAGCGCGGTACTGATAACATTTTAATTCAATTGCCAGGCGTTCGCGACCCTGACCGAGCTATTGCAGTTATTGGCCGCACGGCACAACTCGAATTTAAAATAGTTGACGCTGAAGCAACTGCGGTTTTTGACGAAATTACTAATGAGCAATTGCCGCAAGGTGTTACAAAAGAAGAGCACACCTTTACAGGTCATGGTGGTAAATCAACTCGCGAAGTTTATTTTGAAACGCCATATGAGCAAAAAGAAGCCTTAGAAAAATTACTTACCGCAAAAATACCTTCTGACCGAGAGATTTTATTTGGTGATATCGATAGAAAAGGCAGTGCGGCTCAAGCGACACAAGTAAAAACACCACAACGTTTGCGCACCTATTTAGTTACTACCCGTCCTGGGATTACCGGTGATTATTTAACTGACGCTAATGTCGAGCAAGACCCAAAAATGCCGGGTGACTATTATGTCTCTATGACTTTCGATCAAAAGGGCGCTCAAATTTTTGCAAAGTTAACTGAAGAAAACGAACAGCGTATGATGGCTATTGTGCTTGACGAAAAAGTTAATAGCGCCCCAGTTATTCAAGAAAAAATTGGTGGAGGCTCAGCCCGTATCACTCTTGGTGGCAATTACGGCTCAACAAATTCTCGCTTTGAAGAAGCAAAAGATCTTGCAACCGTGCTAAAAGCTGGTGCTTTACCAGCACCAGTTGATGTTCGTGAAAAACGCCAAGTTGGCAAAACTATGGGAGAGGATACTGCTCGCAAGGGCCAAATAGCCTTGGTTGTTGGTGTTTTTGCTGTATTAATTTTTATGGTTTTCTATTATCGGGTAAGTGGTTTAATTGCCAATTTCGGCTTAATTCTCAACTTTGTTTTATTGTTGGCAATTATGGTCGTTTTTGAAGCAACTCTTACCCTACCAGGTATGGCTGGCATCGCTTTAACTCTAGGTATGGCAGTAGATGCCAACGTACTTATTTGTGAGCGTATTCGTGAAGAACTTCGTTTGGGTAAAACACCGCGAGCTGCCATTGATACTGGGTACAGCAAAGCTTTTTCAGCAATTTTTGACTCTAATGTGACAACATTAATTGCTGCAGTAGTGCTTATGCAGTATGGCACGGGGCCGGTGCGCGGTTTTGCCGTGACGCTTATAATTGGTCTGCTTTGTTCGTTATATACATCAGTAATTGTATCGCGGTTGATATATGACTTTATTACTTCTAGCTGGCGTATTCAGCGTTTAAGTATTTAA
- the secF gene encoding protein translocase subunit SecF, which yields MGKFRVFGTFSALLIIGSIVSIAVRGFNFGLDFAGGYEIQVKLPKAVNEDEINSVISPLGITDARVQQLGNQDGLEYLILVRQQGTLGEKEKDALKNEFETLAGGINKIANWTIAESGEVISVGFDQPIIEDQVQALLSKHNLKVLKITAGERADKSEYTIELASIGQQITEVLNKKMNVDAGNVSIEFVGPQVGEQLRNQGIMAVAISLLFLMLYIAIRFDFYFSPGAIIAILHDVTIVLGVFSFFQIDFTLSTVAGILTLIGYSLNDTVVVYDRIRENIARLRGRELRFLVSSSISETLSRTMLTGLTTMFVVISLFIWGGRALMDFSACLLVGIIIGTYSSIAIAAPSYVLLREQYDRRVKTKASA from the coding sequence ATGGGTAAGTTCCGAGTTTTCGGGACATTTTCAGCATTGCTGATTATCGGTAGCATAGTATCGATAGCAGTACGTGGTTTTAATTTTGGTCTCGATTTTGCTGGTGGTTATGAAATTCAGGTTAAATTGCCAAAAGCTGTCAACGAAGACGAGATTAATTCAGTAATTAGTCCATTAGGTATTACCGATGCTCGAGTGCAACAACTTGGTAATCAAGATGGCCTTGAATACTTAATTCTCGTTCGCCAACAGGGTACTCTTGGTGAAAAAGAAAAAGACGCACTTAAGAATGAATTTGAAACACTTGCTGGTGGTATTAATAAAATTGCTAATTGGACAATAGCCGAAAGTGGTGAAGTTATAAGTGTGGGTTTTGATCAACCGATAATCGAAGATCAAGTACAAGCTCTGCTATCTAAGCATAATTTAAAAGTGCTCAAGATTACCGCTGGCGAACGTGCAGATAAGTCAGAATATACAATTGAACTTGCATCTATCGGCCAGCAAATAACTGAAGTTTTAAATAAAAAAATGAATGTAGATGCAGGCAATGTATCGATAGAATTTGTTGGCCCTCAAGTTGGTGAGCAACTTCGTAATCAGGGGATTATGGCCGTAGCAATATCGCTACTATTTTTGATGTTATATATAGCCATTCGTTTTGATTTTTATTTTTCTCCTGGTGCCATCATCGCTATTCTTCATGATGTTACAATAGTTCTAGGAGTGTTTTCGTTTTTTCAAATTGATTTCACTTTATCAACGGTTGCCGGTATTCTTACTCTTATTGGTTACTCATTAAACGATACGGTTGTTGTCTATGATCGCATTCGAGAAAATATTGCTCGGTTACGTGGTCGTGAGTTGCGTTTTTTAGTTAGTTCTTCGATTAGTGAAACGCTTTCCCGTACTATGCTTACAGGTCTAACAACAATGTTCGTAGTAATTTCGTTATTTATTTGGGGCGGTCGCGCGTTAATGGATTTTTCCGCGTGTTTATTGGTAGGAATTATCATTGGTACTTATTCATCAATTGCTATTGCTGCTCCATCTTATGTGTTGTTGCGTGAGCAATACGACCGTCGGGTCAAAACAAAAGCAAGCGCTTAA
- a CDS encoding sigma 54-interacting transcriptional regulator produces the protein MERVEGEAKTRRYPRVPFHTHVDVSGNSLNIAGFTSNISRDGLAFSLPLKDLGEKAGRLPVGTELALRLHLPTLQAPLIIKCQVAWTGQPARDSAGRLAVRMGVHFCSEQPSVDQAVVELMASFRHRIAIIDFPVIEKIKETLDDLYPIEEIKDLETLNTSMSRSEVGLIVIGNGKGDDVLIKTVIEILRYTQVEIQPPLLVCVPEDSKAFSQLPPDKFNVLFARWPISALELRALAVRSVESHAVALENARLRFELEGMVERLQRENQFFRGKFVTGSRFEGIIGDSAPMRRLYETVERVAASDANAIILGETGTGKELIARALFLHSRRADKPFLAQNCAALSESLLDSELFGHCRGAFTGAVLDHAGLFEAADGGTIFLDEVAEMSQTMQAKLLRVLQNKELRRIGETKIRQIDVRVICATHRNLETMIADGRFRADLYYRIAVISLHIPPLRERRDDILALATHFLAHFAAENGTEPVMVSAEAMRLLEAYSWKGNVRELQHSMEKLAMLTPKGARITAESVADILGREKLSSQQIEDLQETMPLDAALEDCEKRLIERALRINQGVIAKAARTLGVNRSTLSKRCRRLGIQATE, from the coding sequence ATGGAGCGAGTTGAGGGTGAAGCTAAAACCAGACGATACCCACGTGTACCATTTCACACTCATGTCGATGTAAGCGGTAATTCATTAAACATTGCTGGGTTTACTAGCAATATTAGCCGTGATGGTTTGGCTTTTAGTCTACCGCTTAAAGATTTGGGCGAAAAAGCTGGTAGATTGCCGGTAGGTACTGAATTAGCTCTGCGTTTGCATCTTCCAACTCTTCAGGCTCCATTGATCATTAAATGTCAAGTAGCTTGGACTGGCCAGCCTGCCAGAGATTCTGCAGGACGACTTGCGGTTCGTATGGGAGTACATTTTTGTTCCGAACAACCCAGTGTCGACCAAGCTGTTGTCGAGCTTATGGCCAGTTTTCGTCATCGTATAGCTATTATTGATTTTCCTGTAATTGAAAAAATTAAAGAGACATTAGATGATTTATATCCAATCGAAGAGATAAAGGACCTTGAGACATTAAATACTTCGATGTCTCGCAGTGAAGTCGGATTAATTGTTATTGGCAACGGTAAAGGAGATGATGTTTTAATTAAAACGGTTATTGAAATTTTACGGTACACGCAAGTAGAAATTCAACCACCATTATTAGTATGTGTGCCCGAAGATTCGAAAGCTTTTTCTCAGCTTCCCCCTGATAAATTTAATGTTTTATTTGCCCGCTGGCCAATTAGTGCCTTAGAACTGCGTGCTTTGGCAGTCAGAAGTGTTGAAAGCCATGCTGTAGCTTTAGAAAATGCCAGATTAAGGTTTGAACTAGAAGGTATGGTTGAACGGCTACAACGTGAAAACCAATTTTTCAGAGGTAAATTTGTCACCGGCTCTCGTTTTGAAGGAATAATTGGTGATAGTGCACCAATGCGACGCTTATATGAAACTGTTGAACGGGTAGCAGCTTCGGACGCGAATGCTATTATTTTAGGTGAAACAGGGACAGGCAAAGAGCTAATCGCTCGTGCTTTATTTTTGCATAGTCGTCGTGCAGATAAACCATTTCTTGCGCAAAACTGTGCTGCACTTTCAGAATCTTTGCTGGATAGCGAATTATTTGGTCATTGTCGTGGCGCTTTTACCGGCGCGGTTTTGGATCACGCTGGTTTATTTGAAGCTGCTGATGGCGGTACCATTTTTTTAGATGAAGTTGCTGAGATGAGTCAGACTATGCAAGCAAAGCTTTTGCGCGTATTACAAAATAAGGAGCTTCGTCGCATAGGTGAAACTAAAATTCGTCAAATTGATGTACGGGTAATATGTGCAACTCATCGTAATCTTGAGACGATGATTGCCGATGGCAGATTTCGGGCTGATTTATATTATCGCATTGCGGTTATTTCATTACACATACCACCATTACGTGAACGTCGTGATGATATTCTTGCCTTAGCTACACACTTTTTGGCGCATTTTGCGGCAGAAAATGGTACCGAGCCCGTAATGGTATCGGCTGAAGCAATGAGATTGTTAGAAGCATATTCATGGAAAGGTAATGTGCGTGAATTGCAGCACTCTATGGAAAAGCTTGCCATGTTGACTCCGAAAGGAGCACGAATTACTGCTGAAAGTGTTGCTGATATTTTAGGGCGCGAAAAATTAAGCTCGCAACAGATAGAAGATCTACAAGAAACCATGCCTTTAGACGCAGCACTTGAAGATTGTGAAAAAAGACTTATCGAAAGAGCCCTGCGTATCAACCAAGGGGTTATTGCTAAAGCAGCACGTACTCTTGGAGTAAATCGCAGTACCTTATCAAAGCGTTGCCGACGTTTAGGAATTCAAGCAACTGAATGA
- a CDS encoding spore coat protein U domain-containing protein: protein MHICHRFQPRLIFKQARQKTNGWFKRRTPLIAFVFGVFLLFAASNTALAIKCNIRGTVGINFGTYDVFNATPTDSTGSITYRCRQVNGDPVLITLSRGSATSYNPRQMQSGAYVQQYNLYLDAAHSNIWGDGTEGTTYYQTIPPKNSNVTVTIYGRIPPGQDIPAGNYLDTIVATVQW from the coding sequence ATGCATATATGCCACCGTTTTCAACCGCGCCTCATTTTTAAACAGGCAAGGCAAAAAACAAATGGTTGGTTTAAAAGAAGAACACCACTTATTGCATTTGTTTTTGGTGTATTTCTTTTGTTTGCAGCATCTAATACTGCCTTGGCGATAAAATGTAATATTCGAGGTACTGTAGGCATTAATTTTGGCACCTACGATGTTTTTAACGCCACTCCAACTGATTCAACCGGCAGCATCACTTATCGTTGTCGTCAAGTAAATGGAGATCCCGTATTAATAACCCTTAGCCGTGGTAGTGCTACCAGCTATAATCCGCGCCAAATGCAAAGTGGTGCTTATGTGCAACAATACAATCTCTATTTAGACGCAGCACATAGTAATATATGGGGAGATGGTACAGAAGGTACTACTTATTACCAAACTATACCGCCAAAAAACTCAAATGTAACTGTAACTATTTATGGGCGAATACCACCAGGCCAAGACATACCGGCTGGTAACTATCTCGATACTATTGTAGCAACTGTACAATGGTAG
- a CDS encoding spore coat protein U domain-containing protein — protein sequence MFILLFLLFAPTNAHAIYCFITQSTGINFGAYDVFNSTPTDSTGSFSYFCFFVGGASVRLSLSRGGAASYTPRRMQNGGFTLQYNLYLDASRTIIWGDGSGGSSYFQTVPPNFRTETVTIYGRIPPGQDIPAGNYHDTIVATLQW from the coding sequence GTGTTTATCTTACTTTTTTTACTATTTGCCCCTACCAATGCACATGCGATTTATTGTTTTATTACCCAATCGACGGGAATAAATTTTGGGGCTTATGATGTATTTAATAGTACTCCCACTGATTCGACTGGCAGTTTCAGCTATTTCTGCTTTTTTGTCGGAGGCGCTTCAGTAAGATTATCCCTCAGTCGTGGTGGTGCCGCAAGTTATACTCCTAGACGAATGCAAAATGGTGGATTCACCTTACAATATAATCTTTATCTCGATGCATCCCGCACCATCATATGGGGTGATGGTTCAGGAGGTAGTTCGTATTTTCAAACTGTCCCGCCTAATTTCAGAACCGAAACTGTTACTATTTATGGACGTATACCCCCAGGGCAAGATATACCAGCAGGTAATTACCACGATACCATCGTTGCAACATTACAATGGTAA